A segment of the Alistipes communis genome:
TTTCAACTGATTTCGCATCGATCTGCAAACCGGGGCTCATCGTCGACGAGAGATAGATACTCTTCACGTAAGAGCCTTTGGCGGCAGACGGTTTGAGTTTCATGATCATCGAGAGGAACTCGTTGGCATTGTCGACGATCTGCTCCGGCGAAAACGAAACTTTACCGATCGATGTGTGAACAATACCGAACTTGTCGACCTTGAAGTCGATCTTGCCGGCTTTAACTTCGCTTACAGCTTTGGCAACGTCCATCGTCACCGTACCCGTCTTGGGGTTCGGCATCAGGCCGCGGGGACCTAGAATGCGGCCCAGCGCACCCACCTTGCCCATGACGTTCGGCGTGGTGATGATGACATCCACGTCGGTCCAGCCGCCTTTGATCTTCTCGACGTATTCGTCCAGACCGACGTAATCGGCACCGGCGGCCTTGGCCTCCTCCTCCTTTTCAGGAGTGCAGAGCACCAGCACGCGCACCGTCTTACCCGTACCGTGGGGCAGCGTCACGACGCCGCGCACCATCTGATTCGCCTTGCGGGGATCGACGCCCAGACGGACGTCGATGTCGACCGAAGCATCGAATTTCGTAAAGGTAATTTCCTTCAGAAGAGCTGCGGCCTCAGCGAGCTTGTACGCCTTGTTGGGCTCGACCTTCGCGTAGGCATTTTTCTGATTTTTCGTTAACTTGCTCATGCTACGTTACTTTTTAGGAAATTCGCCTTTTACGTTGATGCCCATACTGCGAGCAGTACCGGCGACCATACGCATGGCAGCTTCGACGGTGAAGCAGTTCAGGTCGGGCATCTTGTCCCTGGCGATCGCCTCGATCTGTTCCCACGTGACCTCGCCGACCTTGTCGCGGTTGGGCTGCGCGGAACCGCTCTTGACCTTCGCGGCTTCTTTGAGCTGGATGGCTACGGGCGGCTGTTTAACAACAAAGTCGAACGACTTATCGCTATAAACCGTGATGATGACTGGAAGGACCTTCCCCGCCTTGTCCTGGGTACGTGCATTGAACTGTTTACAGAAGTCCATGATATTGACTCCCTTGGAACCCAACGCAGGACCCACTGGGGGTGAAGGATTGGCAGCACCACCTTTAATCTGCAATTTGATAAATGCAGCGACCTCTTTTGCCATAATTTTCCTTGGTTAATTATTCTTTTTCTACTTGTGTAAAGCTCAACTCCATAGGAGTCTTGCGACCGAAAATCTTCACGGAGACCGTCAGTTTCTTGCGTTCGTTGTCGACTGCCTCGATGGTACCTTGGAAGCTCGAGAAAGGACCGTCCGTAACCTTGACGGTCTCGCCGACAAAGAAGGGAACCTCGTTCTCTTCCTCCATTTCGCTGAGTTCGTCGACCCGGCCCAGAATGCGGCTCACCTCCTGTGGACGTAAGGGAGTCGCAATCATCTTCCGGCTCTCCTCCTTGGTATCGCCCAGGAAGCCCAGCACATTGGGAGTGTTGCGAATGATGATCGGAATTTGCCCTACGAAGGCCGCCTCGATGAGGACGTAGCCCGGATAGGACACTTTTTCTTTCGAAATCTTCTTACCGTTGCGGATAGTATAGACTTTTTCGGTAGGAATCAGTATCTGAGAGATGTAATCTTCGAGGTGGTTGTGGCGAATTTCGGATTCGATGTACTCCTTCACCTTATTCTCCTTACCGCCCACGGCGCGGATCACATACCATTGTTTCTTAATCTCGCTCATAGCCAGTCAGTCGCATTGAAGATTAGTGACCGATATTGCCGAGGAAACTGTATATGCCTTTCATAAGGTTCTCGAACGAAATGTCCATGACCAGCACGACCAAAGCAAAAATCAACGACGCCACCATGACGACGATCGTTGAACTCTGCAATTGTGCGAAGGTAGGCCAAGACACCTTCTCGACGAGCTCCTTGTACGATTCTTTGATGTAGTTAAGCATATTGCGAACTTTTATCTTTTAGCAGGAGCAGAGAGATTCGAACTCCCATCAACGGTTTTGGAGACCGCTATTCTACCCTTGAACTATGCTCCTAAAAAGGGGTGCGGAACCGGAATTCCGCACCTGTTATCGGTCGTATTACTCAAGAATCTTGATAATCTGACCCGCACCTACCGTACGGCCGCCCTCGCGGATAGCGAAACGCAGACCCTCGTTCAGTGCAACCGGGTAGATGAGCGTTACGGTAATGGTAACGTGGTCGCCCGGCATCACCATGTCTACACCCTCCGGCAGAGCGATCTCGCCGGTTACGT
Coding sequences within it:
- the rplA gene encoding 50S ribosomal protein L1; the protein is MSKLTKNQKNAYAKVEPNKAYKLAEAAALLKEITFTKFDASVDIDVRLGVDPRKANQMVRGVVTLPHGTGKTVRVLVLCTPEKEEEAKAAGADYVGLDEYVEKIKGGWTDVDVIITTPNVMGKVGALGRILGPRGLMPNPKTGTVTMDVAKAVSEVKAGKIDFKVDKFGIVHTSIGKVSFSPEQIVDNANEFLSMIMKLKPSAAKGSYVKSIYLSSTMSPGLQIDAKSVETK
- the rplK gene encoding 50S ribosomal protein L11 produces the protein MAKEVAAFIKLQIKGGAANPSPPVGPALGSKGVNIMDFCKQFNARTQDKAGKVLPVIITVYSDKSFDFVVKQPPVAIQLKEAAKVKSGSAQPNRDKVGEVTWEQIEAIARDKMPDLNCFTVEAAMRMVAGTARSMGINVKGEFPKK
- the nusG gene encoding transcription termination/antitermination protein NusG, with product MSEIKKQWYVIRAVGGKENKVKEYIESEIRHNHLEDYISQILIPTEKVYTIRNGKKISKEKVSYPGYVLIEAAFVGQIPIIIRNTPNVLGFLGDTKEESRKMIATPLRPQEVSRILGRVDELSEMEEENEVPFFVGETVKVTDGPFSSFQGTIEAVDNERKKLTVSVKIFGRKTPMELSFTQVEKE
- the secE gene encoding preprotein translocase subunit SecE → MLNYIKESYKELVEKVSWPTFAQLQSSTIVVMVASLIFALVVLVMDISFENLMKGIYSFLGNIGH